In Phocoena phocoena chromosome 7, mPhoPho1.1, whole genome shotgun sequence, the genomic window CTTCTCTGTCGAACTTTAAGATTTACTAGTAATATGCTACCTTTgccaaatgaaaagaaactaaTGCCAAGAAGGCATACTCTTCAATATTGGGAATAGACGTGCTCTCAAGACAATGGCTTCAAAGGTCTCCTGTTTATACGTTTTGACAGTCGTGTGCTGGGCCAGCGCTCTCTGGTACTTAAGTGTAACTCGCCCTACTTCTTCCTACACTGGCTCCAAGCCATTCAGCCATCTAACAGTTGCCAGGAAAAACTTCACCTTTGGCAACATAAGAACTCGACCTATAAACCCCCATTCTTTTGAATTTCTTATAAATGAGCCCAACAAATGTGAGAAAAACATTCCTTTCCTCGTTATCCTCATCAGCACCACCCATAAAGAATTCGATGCCCGGCAGGCAATCCGAGAGACCTGGGGGGATGAGAACAACTTTAAAGGGATCAAGATAGCCACTCTCTTCCTCCTGGGCAAGAACGCCGATCCCGTTCTCAATCAGATGGTGGAGCAAGAAAGCCAAATCTTTCATGACATTATCGTGGAGGACTTCATTGATTCCTACCATAACCTTACCCTCAAAACCTTAATGGGGATGAGGTGGGTGGCCACTTTTTGTTCAAAAGCCAAGTATGTCATGAAAACAGACAGCGACATTTTTGTCAACATGGACAACCTTATTTATAAACTACTAAAACCCTCCACCAAGCCAAGAAGAAGGTATTTTACTGGCTATGTCATCAATGGAGGGCCAATCCGAGACGTCCGCAGTAAGTGGTATATGCCTAGGGATTTGTACCCTGACAGCAACTACCCACCCTTCTGCTCGGGGACTGGCTATATCTTTTCAGCTGATGTGGCCGAACTCATTTACAAGACCTCACTCCACACCAGGCTGCTTCACCTGGAAGATGTATATGTGGGACTGTGTCTTCGAAAGCTGGGCATCCATCCTTTCCAGAACAGTGGCTTCAATCACTGGAAAATGGCCTACAGTTTGTGTAGGTATCGCCGAGTTATCACCGTGCATCAGATCTCTCCAGAAGAAATGCACAGAATCTGGAATGACATGtcaagcaagaaacatctcagatgTTAGGATTTTTACCAATGTAAAtacgtttcttttcttttttaagaaatgaggCCTAGGGTGTAGGTATTTTACAGGTGTCACCAGAGGAAATGAACTGGTGAAGGGGTTTTGTAAAAAGTGTTTTTCTTCCCACTCCTAGTTCCTTTCTTGGATTGCCAATTTACGCGTTAAGCTCTGCTCATAGAAATAATACATGAGTTAAAAGCACCAGATTTCATTCTCAGGTCCTGAAGTATTGCATTTATCTCAAAAAGCAACTTCCTAACAACTGCTAGGATTTACATACTGTGCATCTGAGATAAAAATCTGGTTCTGGGAAACTAGAACTCACGGTAATGTCTTCATGTCCTCTGtgcaaaagtaaataagtaaatgacactttttcaaaaacaattcagaaataaTGCACAGTCAGGGAGACACACTGGATGTGATTATTAATACTGTGTGTGCTGTTACATTGGATTTTTACATATATTGCCATGTAATGTGTACAGTATTTGCAGTTCCACCAAGAAATGAACTTAGTACTGGCAGGGAGGCTGCAGTTAAATAAATGGGAATTTAAACTTGAGAATTAAATATTCTGTATGTTTGGAAGACAACTCTGCTTGCTCATCCAAGGATTAAACCTGGTCAGCGGGtagaatgtatataaaatgctACGTAACAAAATAaacaggagaattttttttttcctgctctttcaGAACAAACATTACCTGGTGCCTCCGAGGAGATTTTGCCAAATGTAATCTCACCTGCTTCCCTCCATACAATGTCACTAAATACATTTCACACTTTCTGGCTCAGGCAGATACATGTATAGAAATAAGTTGGTAGGAGGCCAGAAGGACAGTATATcacatggagaaaaatataaatttatgtgtGCGTTACAATTAACAAAAGCTTGGCACTAGTGTCAGATGCCCCTTCCATACCTTTGCAAAGCACTTGAGAAACTATTTGAACAGGGAGCAATGTTACTGAAGGATTTAGCCCTGCTGTTGATAGATGTAATCTCTCTCACATCTGAAACATCCAAGTACCTCTGACAGCAATGCTGTTTGGGGGTGTTCTGCAAGCTCTGTTATTGAGGTTTATAGGAAGGAAGGGTGGGGAAGCTTGGGTTCAGGTTCTATTGCTGCCATCGTGTGGGTCACTTAAACAGGCATCCTCGCTTTGCTGTGCTTCAGTTTGCTCATTTATAAAACGGCTGGAAAAAACACCTACCTCGCAGGTGCTGTGAGAGAAAATCACATTTGCTAAGTATTTTGGGATCCTTGGTTTAAAAGGTGCTACATAATGCAACGTATCATGCATTATGCTAAATGctaaaataattacataattacaatGATGGTCATCACTAGTAACATCATCTTAACATAATATCTGCCAAAATACAGATCAGATATGAACTATCAGTGCACCTGATTCTTCTAAGATTTTGACTTTTCCTTCAATATGTTAGGTGTTTGGagaagtttccatttctctgtcatTTCTTCAGGTTTCAGTGAATAAGTTATTACTTCAGTGAGTTACCTTGATATCCCAGGCTGCTGAAAGGGAAGGCAGCTGCCTTTCTTTGGGGAGGAGCCTCTGGCTGGGGGTATATTACTGTCATTGAAGCACATGCTTTGCAAAATGTATCACATCAACTTAGATCTCAGGAAACATTTGATCTGAATTCTCAGTAAGAACTTTGAGGCCTGGAAGAGCTAGTCCACCTCTGGCAGAAGAATAGACAC contains:
- the B3GALT1 gene encoding beta-1,3-galactosyltransferase 1, which produces MASKVSCLYVLTVVCWASALWYLSVTRPTSSYTGSKPFSHLTVARKNFTFGNIRTRPINPHSFEFLINEPNKCEKNIPFLVILISTTHKEFDARQAIRETWGDENNFKGIKIATLFLLGKNADPVLNQMVEQESQIFHDIIVEDFIDSYHNLTLKTLMGMRWVATFCSKAKYVMKTDSDIFVNMDNLIYKLLKPSTKPRRRYFTGYVINGGPIRDVRSKWYMPRDLYPDSNYPPFCSGTGYIFSADVAELIYKTSLHTRLLHLEDVYVGLCLRKLGIHPFQNSGFNHWKMAYSLCRYRRVITVHQISPEEMHRIWNDMSSKKHLRC